One window from the genome of Hoplias malabaricus isolate fHopMal1 chromosome 18, fHopMal1.hap1, whole genome shotgun sequence encodes:
- the fstb gene encoding follistatin b isoform X1 — protein MLQLLQLRQGALALLMWFAHFMEEHRAQAGNCWLEQGKNGRCQVLYMSGMSREECCRSERLGTAWTEEDVPSNTLFRWLLLNGGAPNCIPCKETCDNVDCGPGKRCKMNKRNRPRCVCAPDCSSVTFKGPVCGSDGKTYRNECALLRAKCKRYPNLVAQYQGKCKKTCEDVQCPASFTCVVDQVNNAYCVTCNRVCPEVITSDQYLCGNDGNVYLSACHLRRATCIQGRSIGVAYEGKCIDAKSCDDIHCPEGKRCLWDTKTGRGRCTVCEEECPESRPGDSVCASDNTSYPSECVMQQAACAQGHVLEVKHPGSCNSVTELMEEEEEEEDDEEEDEDEECVE, from the exons AtgctccagctgctgcagcttCGCCAGGGCGCGCTCGCGCTGCTCATGTGGTTTGCGCACTTCATGGAGGAGCACCGAGCTCAGG CTGGAAACTGCTGGCTGGAGCAGGGGAAGAACGGGAGGTGTCAGGTGCTCTACATGTCCGGTATGAGCCGTGAGGAGTGCTGCAGGAGCGAGAGACTGGGAACAGCTTGGACAGAGGAGGACGTGCCCAGTAACACCTTGTTCCGATGGCTGCTCCTCAATGGTGGAGCACCCAACTGTATCCCATGCAAAG AGACGTGTGATAACGTGGACTGTGGTCCTGGGAAGAGGTGTAAGATGAATAAAAGGAACCGACCGCGATGTGTATGCGCTCCAGACTGCTCCAGCGTCACCTTTAAAGGTCCAGTGTGTGGATCGGATGGAAAAACCTACCGCAACGAGTGTGCGCTCCTCAGAGCCAAATGCAAGAGATACCCCAACCTGGTGGCCCAGTACCAGGGCAAGTGCAAGA AGACGTGTGAAGACGTGCAATGTCCCGCCTCCTTCACGTGTGTCGTGGACCAGGTCAATAACGCGTACTGCGTGACCTGTAACCGAGTGTGCCCCGAGGTCATCACTTCAGATCAGTACCTGTGTGGGAATGATGGGAATGTGTACCTCAGCGCCTGCCACCTGAGGAGAGCCACGTGCATTCAGGGAAGGTCCATCGGCGTCGCATACGAGGGCAAGTGCATAG ACGCCAAGTCGTGTGATGATATCCACTGTCCTGAGGGGAAGCGCTGTCTGTGGGATACAAAGACTGGACGAGGACGTTGCACCGTCTGTGAGGAGGAGTGTCCAGAGAGTCGTCCAGGTGACAGCGTCTGTGCCAGTGATAACACCTCGTACCCAAGCGAATGCGTCATGCAGCAAGCAGCATGTGCCCAGGGCCACGTCCTGGAGGTCAAACACCCGGGGTCATGCAACT CCGTCACGGagctgatggaggaggaggaggaggaagaggatgatgaGGAGGAAGACGAAGATGAGGAATGCGTGGAATAA
- the LOC136674568 gene encoding molybdopterin synthase sulfur carrier subunit has translation MSSEVLVLYFAKSAELAGLRSETISLQSELTTLQLWQELEKLHPKLSAVREQVVLAVRQEFVAVGDQCVTLREGDEVAVIPPLSGG, from the exons ATGAGTTCTGAG GTGCTGGTGTTGTATTTTGCGAAAAGCGCAGAGTTAGCAGGGCTCAGATCGGAGACCATAAGTCTTCAGTCAGAGTTAACCACCCTCCAGCTGTGGCAGGAACTGGAGAAGCTCCATCCGAA acTGAGTGCTGTGCGCGAGCAGGTGGTCCTGGCGGTACGGCAGGAGTTTGTGGCGGTTGGGGATCAGTGTGTGACCCTGAGGGAAGGGGACGAGGTGGCGGTGATCCCACCACTCAGTGGGGGCTAG
- the LOC136674567 gene encoding molybdopterin synthase catalytic subunit: protein MAEDGGEPLDLIKLTMDNLSTDTVSDSVRCASCGAISLFIGTTRDHFEGKRVVRLEYEAYEAMAKSELKKICTEIRARWPNVRHICIHHRLGVVPISEASVIIGISSPHRRDSLEAVSYCIDTLKATVPIWKKEVYESEESCWKENKECLWAGNRGGNKAN, encoded by the exons ATGGCTGAGGATGGAGGAGAACCTTTAGATCTGATCAAACTGACCATGGATAATCTGTCCACcgatactgtctctgactcagTGAGATGTGCCTCCTGTGGAGCCATATCCTTGTTCATTG GGACGACCAGAGACCATTTCGAAGGGAAGAGGGTGGTCCGGCTGGAATATGAAGCATATGAGGCCATGGCTAAGTCTGAGCTCAAGAAAATATGCACTGAAATCAGGGCAAGATGGCCAAATGTCCGGCACATCTGCATCCATCACAGACTGGG TGTTGTTCCTATCTCGGAGGCCAGTGTTATTATTGGTATTTCATCTCCTCACCGCAGAGATTCACTGGAGGCTGTGAGCTACTGCATAGACACCCTCAAAGCTACTGTCCCTATTTGGAAAAAG GAGGTCTATGAGTCAGAGGAGTCATGCTGGAAAGAGAACAAGGAGTGTCTGTGGGCAGGAAACAGAGGCGGGAACAAAGCAAATTGA
- the fstb gene encoding follistatin b isoform X2 produces MLQLLQLRQGALALLMWFAHFMEEHRAQAGNCWLEQGKNGRCQVLYMSGMSREECCRSERLGTAWTEEDVPSNTLFRWLLLNGGAPNCIPCKETCDNVDCGPGKRCKMNKRNRPRCVCAPDCSSVTFKGPVCGSDGKTYRNECALLRAKCKRYPNLVAQYQGKCKKTCEDVQCPASFTCVVDQVNNAYCVTCNRVCPEVITSDQYLCGNDGNVYLSACHLRRATCIQGRSIGVAYEGKCIDAKSCDDIHCPEGKRCLWDTKTGRGRCTVCEEECPESRPGDSVCASDNTSYPSECVMQQAACAQGHVLEVKHPGSCNCVDH; encoded by the exons AtgctccagctgctgcagcttCGCCAGGGCGCGCTCGCGCTGCTCATGTGGTTTGCGCACTTCATGGAGGAGCACCGAGCTCAGG CTGGAAACTGCTGGCTGGAGCAGGGGAAGAACGGGAGGTGTCAGGTGCTCTACATGTCCGGTATGAGCCGTGAGGAGTGCTGCAGGAGCGAGAGACTGGGAACAGCTTGGACAGAGGAGGACGTGCCCAGTAACACCTTGTTCCGATGGCTGCTCCTCAATGGTGGAGCACCCAACTGTATCCCATGCAAAG AGACGTGTGATAACGTGGACTGTGGTCCTGGGAAGAGGTGTAAGATGAATAAAAGGAACCGACCGCGATGTGTATGCGCTCCAGACTGCTCCAGCGTCACCTTTAAAGGTCCAGTGTGTGGATCGGATGGAAAAACCTACCGCAACGAGTGTGCGCTCCTCAGAGCCAAATGCAAGAGATACCCCAACCTGGTGGCCCAGTACCAGGGCAAGTGCAAGA AGACGTGTGAAGACGTGCAATGTCCCGCCTCCTTCACGTGTGTCGTGGACCAGGTCAATAACGCGTACTGCGTGACCTGTAACCGAGTGTGCCCCGAGGTCATCACTTCAGATCAGTACCTGTGTGGGAATGATGGGAATGTGTACCTCAGCGCCTGCCACCTGAGGAGAGCCACGTGCATTCAGGGAAGGTCCATCGGCGTCGCATACGAGGGCAAGTGCATAG ACGCCAAGTCGTGTGATGATATCCACTGTCCTGAGGGGAAGCGCTGTCTGTGGGATACAAAGACTGGACGAGGACGTTGCACCGTCTGTGAGGAGGAGTGTCCAGAGAGTCGTCCAGGTGACAGCGTCTGTGCCAGTGATAACACCTCGTACCCAAGCGAATGCGTCATGCAGCAAGCAGCATGTGCCCAGGGCCACGTCCTGGAGGTCAAACACCCGGGGTCATGCAACT GCGTAGACCACTGA